The genomic region CCGAGCTCCCCCCCCTTGGCCCTGTCtctccgtccgtccgtccgttcGCCCAGCCCAGGGACAGGGAGACCGGCTGCCTGGGGCAGCTGCATCCAGCCATCCCCAGTGAGGGGCCCCACGGCCCTGCTCTCTGTGGCTCCTTGCTGAGAGCCAGGGGCCCGCAGGGCCGGCTGCCAGGCCCAGCTGTGCGGGGAAGGACCCTCCTCCCCGGCAGAGCAGCTGAGCGGAGGAGAAGGAGGCCTTGTTAGTGAGCGGGACGCGGTCCAGGTGCCGGACGGATTTACAGCCCTGGCCTTGGCCCTGGCCTCTTTCCCATGGAGCTGGGTCGCTGGTTCCTCTCACGGCCCCGGCAGCCCCTCCAGAGCCTCCCACCCGCGGCACCAGGCGCCGGCTGCctggcccagctccccccccccctcccccagctgtgcaTTGTCCCAGCCCCCCGGGGGCAGGGAGCGCCCGGGGCACAGAGCCCAACGCTGGGTCACACAAGGAAGGAGGCAGTGAATAATCCAGAGCCCCCATGTGCAGTGCGGGGCCCTCCCCTGCCAAGGAGAGCGCAGAGCGGGGGGGTCAGCAGAGGGCAACACGGGCTGGAAAACCTCTGCTGTGCACAGACAGACAACTGGGCTGGTTGCCTTCcagggggacagagaagggatgTGCTACAAGGCTCTAAAACCAGGACGCTCAGAGAAGGCAGATTCTGCTCCCCCGGCCCCAGAGGCCAAGCCTAAGGGACCGTCAAGGACGTTCAAAGGGGGGAATTCAGAGCTGATACAAGGAAAGATTGGTTCCATGCTGCGtaatcagcctgtggaactcgctGCCACTGGAAGTTGTTGAGGCAAGTATCTGGGGAGTTCAGAGAGGGGCTGCCCGTggctcccagggctcccagcgCCGGGATCAGTAACAGTCACTGGTTGGAAGGCAGGGGTGCTGCACGATGGTGACGGTTTAAGAGCCGATTCGTCCGAGTGCTGGGAAATCCCCGTGTAGTCAGCTTGGCCGGAGAATTGCTGTGCTCATGGGGCGCTGCAGGGGCTGAGAGACACTAGGCAGCATTTAATGACAGGGCCGTTGCACAACAGCGGCAGCCCAGACAGTGCCCAGACCGCATGGGACAGATGTCAATCCTGCTGGGCCCCCCGCAGTCACTGTGCACGGGCAGGAGGAGGGTCAGTGGTGCGGGGGTGCTCAAGGGGCTCCCCCATACAGCACTCACTTTAATAGCCAAACGGCTCGAAGGTCCCCGTGCCCGGGGCACTGGCTTGAGACCGGCACGTGGTGCTGGGCAGTGCTCTCCAAGCCACGGGCAGAGGGAGTGTCCCGGACGCCCGTCTGCACTGCAGGCGAAGGTTGGGCTCCCAAGGGCACCGAGACgggtcccaggctggggtgggcACATGGCAGGGTCAGTGCTCAGCCTGAACTCTGCCTTAAGGGCACTTCGGGGCAGCGAATGAAACCCCAGCTTCAGGCCTCCAGCGGCTCCTGCTTAGAGACCGGGGGAGGCCTTCACGGGGCGGATTAGCTGCAGCTGCCACTGCGGGGTTCTGGGACccccctgcagcgcctggcactggccaccatGAGAGCCGGGACTGCGGGCGAGGTGGCTCCCGGCTCGGATCCCATGTCCATATGCTCTGGCGGCCTGGCCCAGGCTACCGACTGCGTCagcaagaacagaacccaggagtcctgatgcccagGACTGGACCGCGCTGCCCATCAAACCCAGATCGCCCAGCGTGGGGTCAGGGACCACGgcaagggctgggcagggcacGCTGTGATGTGGCTCCCACCTGCTCTCTGGCCTGTGCCCAGCCaggcttcctcctcccccatctcttccctcctcttcctctcgGCCTGGCGCCTGGCTTggccctgcagggaggggatgAGTCCATCTCCTGCGGTCCCTCGCTGGCCAGGCCGGGCAATGGGGCGCTGCGGcgtggcactggcagggctgtccCGGGACAGCAGAGACCCCTAGGAGAGCTGGAGCCAGTGGCAGGAGGCGGTGCCAGCCGGGGCAGCCAGGCCCGGTGCACATGGCTGCTGGTGCCGGGGTCTGGGAGATCAGAGACGAGGCGAGTCCTGTGGGGCGCAGGCAGCCGGCTGGGCCAGTCCAGGGCTCGGCTCcatgcagggggctgcaggctgggaggtGTCACAGGGCCGCCCCGCCGGCCCCCGGGCTGCCCCCCTCACAGGCCCTCCTCATCCTGCTGCTGGGGACTGCGGGGGCAGCTGCAGGTATGTCAGCAACGTCCGCGCCCCAGGCTCCAGCGTAGAGACGGGACCGCATGGGCCATTTCTGCAAGACACGGGGGGGAGCTCAGCACTGGGGCCACGCGCCcggctggaggcagagccaggggccgCAGCTGCCTGGAGGCCCCACGAGAGAGACAGacaagcaggggtgggggagggcagctaCTCCTGGCCAAATCCATGGGGCCTCCTGGCTCTGCataccgcggggggggggggtcattcaTGCCCCCAGCTGCCTCACAGGCCCTGGCCAGACCCTCCCCATCCCCCGGGCACTTCCCTCAGACCAGCTCCCACCACCCCTCCAGCCCCAAATACCCCACTGCCTCCTGCAGAGCCGCGCCCAGAAAGGGCTTTTCCTGCAGCTCCCCGGTGCGTCTCTGGGTGGGGGACGTCCCCGCAGGGCCTGGGGGATGGGACAGATCTGCCGTGAGCagagccagagctgcctgcccccCTCGGCCCCACGGTACCACTCGAACCCAGGCGGTGCCCTGGGCCCCCCGCCCTGCCAAGGGGCACAGCACGCATGGCCCTGTGCTGGGGCGagcagggaccctgggcagcccagggcatgctggggagcccggcctgtTACCTTCATGGGGTGCAGGAAGCTGGGCGCCCTCGCCAGTGGGGCTGCCTCGGGGGGCGGCTGGCCCTGGTGCAAGGTGTGGGTCAGGTGGGCAATGTAGCTGGTGGCCAGGACGAGCACGTCCAGCTTGGAGAGCTTGGTGTCCGGCGGGACCGAGGGCAGCGCAGCCTGGAGCGCCAGGAAGGCCTGGCGCAGGGTCCGCACACGGCTGCGCTCCCGGGCGGCGTTCTCGGGACACAGCTTCCCCACGCTCCCTCTGGGCAGAGCGCAGCTGGCATGGCCCTGGGGAGAGACAGCGCTGAGCCCGGACGCGGCCGGAACAGCCCCGGCGTGACCTGCCCAGTCCCCAGCCCAAGGAGTGCGGGGACCACGTCTGCCCACAGAGCCTGGAGACCCCTCTGGACACCCCACGGTCCCTCCTGGGGCCCGGAGACCCCTCCGGACACCCACCGGTCCCTCCTGGGGCCCGAAGACCCCTCCGGACGCCCCACGGTCCCTCCTGGGGCCCGGAGACCCCTCCGGACACCCACCGGTCCCTCCTGGGACCCGGAGACCCCTCTGGACACCCCATCGTGCCTGATGCCCCATGGTCCCT from Mauremys mutica isolate MM-2020 ecotype Southern chromosome 3, ASM2049712v1, whole genome shotgun sequence harbors:
- the TCF23 gene encoding transcription factor 23 isoform X2, with the translated sequence MGADCPGWPGTSSTAGLGMAESTFAGAEGKRMETCSPRPASAPAGGKMRGSPGTPRLPPGWRRASQREGHASCALPRGSVGKLCPENAARERSRVRTLRQAFLALQAALPSVPPDTKLSKLDVLVLATSYIAHLTHTLHQGQPPPEAAPLARAPSFLHPMKKWPMRSRLYAGAWGADVADIPAAAPAVPSSRMRRACEGGSPGAGGAAL
- the TCF23 gene encoding transcription factor 23 isoform X1 yields the protein MGADCPGWPGTSSTAGLGMAESTFAGAEGKRMETCSPRPASAPAGGKMRGSPGTPRLPPGWRRASQREVGSSQGASNAPSDSHSATGPLPAAGRGHASCALPRGSVGKLCPENAARERSRVRTLRQAFLALQAALPSVPPDTKLSKLDVLVLATSYIAHLTHTLHQGQPPPEAAPLARAPSFLHPMKKWPMRSRLYAGAWGADVADIPAAAPAVPSSRMRRACEGGSPGAGGAAL